The following are from one region of the Oncorhynchus kisutch isolate 150728-3 unplaced genomic scaffold, Okis_V2 Okis03b-Okis08b_hom, whole genome shotgun sequence genome:
- the LOC116359633 gene encoding E3 ubiquitin-protein ligase RNF182-like: protein MMSVPQPDPDEMPPSTVTPVTTPTLSPTPPITDELECKICYQRYNVHNRRPKILDCLHRVCARCLNKILDTGDVLGCISCPFCRHETEVSEYEVSGLPDDSNVISCLAVRDKSWSSDQEVTLTPESLSSTSPSLHSSNCLVITIMEVQRDTGHGGLGSSDHFTEHSLDSISVGSNGQEVQEALSKMCSHVPRILVWLLGLFYFGSLPLGIYLLVIQRVTLGIVCVSLVPSSLTVCLVYGFCQCLCQGMCDCSSRG, encoded by the coding sequence ATGATGAGTGTTCCTCAGCCTGACCCGGATGAGATGCCCCCCTCCACCGTCACCCCTGTCACCACCCCCACCCTGAGCCCGACCCCACCAATCACAGACGAGCTGGAGTGTAAGATCTGTTACCAGCGTTACAATGTCCACAACCGCAGGCCCAAGATCCTGGACTGCCTCCACCGGGTGTGTGCCCGCTGCCTCAACAAGATCCTGGACACGGGGGACGTCTTGGGCTGCATTTCCTGCCCCTTCTGCCGACACGAAACAGAGGTCAGCGAATACGAGGTGTCGGGCCTCCCCGACGACTCCAACGTCATATCCTGCCTGGCTGTCAGGGATAAGTCCTGGAGCTCCGACCAAGAGGTGACCCTCACCCCCGAGAGCCtgtcctccacctccccctcgcTTCACTCCTCCAACTGCCTGGTGATCACTATCATGGAGGTTCAGAGGGACACGGGGCACGGGGGCCTGGGCAGCTCAGACCACTTCACAGAGCACAGCCTGGACTCTATCTCTGTGGGCTCCAACGGGCAGGAGGTTCAGGAAGCCCTGTCAAAGATGTGTTCGCACGTCCCCCGGATCCTGGTGTGGCTCCTGGGGTTGTTCTACTTCGGGTCCCTGCCCCTGGGCATCTACCTGCTGGTGATCCAGAGGGTGACGCTGGGCATAGTCTGTGTGAGCCTGGTACCGTCCAGTCTGACTGTGTGTCTGGTCTATGGGTTCTGCCAGTGTCTCTGCCAGGGCATGTGTGACTGCTCGTCTaggggctga